In Nitrospinota bacterium, one DNA window encodes the following:
- a CDS encoding CBS domain-containing protein — MNSIYEHMSSPVLFIGSELKAKDGIAKMIKNNISSLLVKKNGKYVGILTKTDWVDMVIKEVCDPNTVKVSETMVNPIIKIDMNETMAKASSLFEERYIRHLAVTRNDEIVGILSVKDLEKYYCQLHDKVGIAHY; from the coding sequence ATGAATAGTATTTATGAGCACATGAGTTCGCCTGTCTTATTTATAGGTTCAGAATTAAAGGCGAAGGATGGAATTGCAAAAATGATTAAAAATAATATTTCTTCCTTACTAGTAAAAAAAAATGGGAAGTATGTCGGTATATTAACAAAAACAGACTGGGTTGATATGGTTATTAAAGAGGTATGTGACCCAAATACAGTGAAGGTGTCGGAAACAATGGTCAATCCAATTATTAAAATTGATATGAATGAAACAATGGCGAAAGCAAGTAGTCTATTTGAAGAACGTTATATACGTCATTTGGCAGTCACTAGAAACGATGAGATTGTTGGAATATTGTCAGTAAAGGACTTAGAAAAATACTATTGTCAACTACACGACAAAGTTGGTATTGCCCATTATTAG